The Amyelois transitella isolate CPQ chromosome 20, ilAmyTran1.1, whole genome shotgun sequence genome has a segment encoding these proteins:
- the LOC132902979 gene encoding uncharacterized protein LOC132902979, with the protein MTIERQWYLYNKIREFVEEESKDILCPKPIVLDDISTPSQCSVVEGTTTSTSNTSSNQIAKRVRKTPTCSYCKEVGHRNQSAEKQRRYRERCKNNPEKVAEAKRKDLERYHAKKRLVKDLWRSANSRRKDKARALRIVMHTPESTPPRLDSRASIDQVISRDYRRSSTPQLSTSRENTPHSTTSSVVRGRKQVKRNRSKLFRDNTKLKEQLQAVNKKCSYKTFTRYRPFYVVLPTVAARETCLCRIHTNIQYLAVSVTFLSQ; encoded by the exons ATGACTATAGAAAGGCAATGGTatttgtataacaaaatacGTGAATTTGTCGAAGAAGAATCTAAAGATATTTTGTGTCCCAAACCAATAGTCTTAGACGACATATCCACTCCTAGTCAATGTAGTGTAGTAGAAGGAACAACTACTTCTACTTCTAATACATCATCCAATCAAATTGCTAAGAGAGTTAGAAAAACGCCAACTTGTTCATACTGCAAGGAAGTCGGTCATAGGAATCAA TCAGCTGAGAAGCAGCGACGATACCGAGAACGGTGTAAAAATAATCCTGAAAAAGTAGCAGAAGCTAAACGAAAAGATCTAGAGAGATACCATGCAAAAAAACGCTTAGTAAAAGATTTA tggcgatCTGCGAACTCTAGACGGAAAGATAAGGCTAGAGCACTACGTATTGTTATGCACACTCCAGAGTCTACACCACCTCGATTAGATAGTCGTGCTTCTATAGATCAAGTTATTTCAAGGGACTATCGTCGTTCGTCAACACCCCAGCTGTCTACTTCTCGTGAAAACACTCCTCACTCAACAACATCATCGGTTGTTCGCGGCAGAAAGCAAGTAAAAAGAAACAGATCGAAATTATTTAGAGATAATACAAAGTTGAAGGAACAGTTACAGGCAGTGAACAAGAAATGTAGTTACAAAACTTTTACACGATACAGACCATTTTATGTTGTGCTTCCTACTGTTGCTGCAAGAGAAACATGTTTGTGCCGAATCCATACTAACATTCAATATTTAGCAGTCTCTGTTACTTTTTTGTCCCAATGA